The genomic stretch TCAAAAACATCCAAagaaacgaaatttcaaaagtGACTACATATGAAGTTGAACAAAAACACTCTAAACAAGATTTCTTGGCTTATTCAATACCCTTCAATGACCCATCATCTAAAAggattcataataaaataatggacAAGTTTctaaaaatcgacaaaaaatctgaaaaaatttgggttaatttttgctatatttcgaaaaaaatcaaaatagggCTCAAGTTACAGTATATGATATCTATGGATCTTTTCTTTTGAATCAATAGTGATCAAAATATGGACTCAGAACAGTACTTAGAAATAAAGGGCACGTTCAGCTGccattatcttgaaaaaaatgaaaatactgtaagtgctatattttttttaaatattagcAGAAAACAAATGATCAGTTTGGAATCACTTCTCAGGGCCTCCTTTGCCCTCTTTTTCCGAGAATAGTGTCGAATTTCAAAGTACTAGTCAGACTATACCGATTGAAACTTGAATGAACGATACAGAATTTTTTCCAAGGCTGGACTCTTTAATTACTagacttttatttataataaagtgTTTATAATATCAAAACTATTACAGATAGGTATAGGGAATCTTTAAGCACTATGATGCTTTGAAATTATACAAGGTATTCCATTTGAAATAGTAaagtaattgatatttgaatataGTTGAAGATGACATAATTATTTGAACACCCTATTATAAACTTATATAATTCAAAGTCTCCTTAATCACTGTTGTAAATTTCACTTGTCTAAATTAAATTAACTCACTGGAATCTTTAAGCACTATGATGCTTTGAAATTATACAAGGTATTCCATTTGAAATAGTAaagtaattgatatttgaatataGTTTGCAAAAATTGGAGCATTACAAAACCTGCATACAGTCAATCtttatccattttatttttgatactaTTCAATTTCATATTGTTCCATATGCGGCAGTAGTGAGATAACTTGCATATGAATCTAGCTTCGTcgatttaaaacaaaagttggAGTAGTCAATTCCGACGTGGTCGTTTTGTTCGCTCTAGGCGATCAATGTGAATCACAAAATAATCAGATGCTGGTGCTTCTTCAAGATTATTAAAGCAATTGTTCCTAGGAGCGTTTTGCGAACATTCTTTTCAAAaccaatatcataaaaaaacgatTCTCATTCATTAGACTTATCAGAAAATGTATTCCCTGGGGCTAATTtcgttaaagaaaattttattttctagaaaaatagcATAAACATGACCAGCATAATTGCATCTCAAGCGTACTTATTTCAAACATTACACTTATTGCtcgtaaattttattattccataTAATATGTTATcggaaaatataatttcacaaGGGAATATCCCAATGtcctcaatttcaaataaaagcagCATTAATGTATTCAGACAAATACGAATCACAataactatacagggtgtcccacgatgaGTTAAATCTATATGTATACGGCAAAATACttgtagtaaaatcatgaaaattcctacgtttgggttttcggatatgatattttttactaaaatattttcaaagatggccaaCTTCCGTTTCCACCGGAAGTCggaaacgtagaaattttcatatttttactataagtatttcgctatatacagatagtttgaactcgtcgtgggacataCCGccactatttattatttaaatttttcgaaaaatctttGTCAATTGTCTTTGTTCCCATTGTGGTCAAAACATGTTTCTTCTATTATTAGTCAGGTGAAAGTTGATTAAGGTTCCAACCTTCTACCATAAAGTTCCAATTgccttttttcacaatatttcgTAAGATAGTTATTGTTctaccaaaaaaatttgataagttttacgaaaaatgagatattccatttttttgagCCAGTATTTTGCGGCATAATATGAACAATTCTTAAAATTGTCGATATATGGTTGGACTTTAACCTTGCATATCTTTAGAAATAGTCATCTTAGTAAAAAATCATTGCATCACAATATTAAGAGCTCAAAATTTAACAGAACTGCCCCACTCTAATATTCATCTGTGATTACTTAATCAAGTGAAAAGATCGCCTAGGGCCTAGCAATAAAAAGTAGATCAGCATGCGAAGTAAcacgaataaaaatgaaagcGCTTCATGGTTTCAACCAGTAGCCACTGAAGCAAATATCACTTCAGAGGCGGAAGGGACGTCATTGGTGGCGAGGAATGTTCGTTATAAACTGTCACAAGCGCAATCTGTTCTATACAAAGTATgtcaaaacaaagaaaattttattacaagaATACATTAGATGAGTCATGGTTCCATCACATTGAAGTAGATACTCAAATGCAGAGTAAATACTTTCACCACCCTCtcgaaaaaaatcataatgcaacctcaagtaaaaaaaattattttggggTGATGAAGGATTACCTGCAGAAAGCCATTGTGACAATTTGGTTCCACAATTAGGTGAGGCGATAAAAGGAAAACGCCTATGGAAGTTGCGTGAAGGTAATAAGGATAACGCACCAATAGCAGGTCCAATATTGCAACATCTCCTATAGTATAACCGAACTAGTTGAGAATCTATCATTTTTTTCAGATTAAGCGGTAACCGACTGCTTCCGAAAAACACTTGCATTCAGTTTAAGCTCGCTCCTTGACGTAGTCCTTCTGTTTCCACGTTAGTTTCAAGGGTCAGTTGAGTCGCGACTATTAAAGAGTAGACGGTGTACATACAGTACATACGATTTGATATCGGAATATACATCTACAAAGCGATTGAGGCATCTCTTGGAGCTGGATTCGCTATAGtaaattcaatttcacataATTATCTTCATGTGAAAAAAAGTGTTGTCGATGAATGCCACATACGCTTAACGGTTGCGAAAAGGCAGAGCAAATACGAATTTAAGAAGTATGAAATGATAGTAGACATCGTAttctttttaaaacaataacatGTGATGAAATACACATACCATTTTATGGCTACCATACCTGCCAAGAAGAACCGTGTGTACATTCACGACGATTCATCAACACCAACAATGGCGAAAAAATAAAGGTCTGTCAACTTAAAGCTACAGCATAATGTACACCACAGAGTGTTTACCTTCAGTTCTTTTGTCAGTCAATATTGCATATTCATACACTGCACAGCAAACAGTTGGAAATAATCTAATTGTCATTGAACATCCCCATTTGCCTGATTTAGCCATGTATGATTTCTAGTTAGtctttaatttaatgaaattatttacgtGGTCGACGTTTCACGACCGAGGATGAGTTACATAAAGcacttattcaattttttgatactGGTAATTACCTTAAACACAAATACcatcattttcataaaaagacTTGTATAGCTACTCTTATGCATTACGAAGTCTATGCtattttctcatattatttttataactatttttgacTAATACACTCTCTTTCGGGATCTTGTCGATTGCTATTTCTAGGTCTATATAACCTGAAAATACCCTTCTCTATATATGCTTTTTGTTATATTAGTTTTTTGCGAAGATTTTGTGCATTTTCTTCTAAATCCACTTTGGTTTTCCAGATTTGGTCTTAATTTTATGACTACatagttttctataataatatctaaataactCATATAGGAGGTTTGCTACTAAGTTTTGAGGTATGGTAACACTGATGTGAAATTGTCAAATCTGACATAGGCAtcattaaacttttttaatggtgaacgtgcTCAGAACGTGTTattatacgagtgctatttcagttgtttatagataattgaaacattcggctgtcaaaaagatttgtcgcgttggataccgcataatttgacaatcgcttaGTAAGAAGCTCGTGTGGAtgggtgcaaagaaatgctgataAATTCAATCATGAATCTAAGCATATTCATCCGATCTAAAAAACAATCGACTGTACGAGTCTTTCAAGACCAGCCAAATCCAATCAAAGTTGTTAccgcacttcgaagcaaatggtcgaaTGTTTTTTCGGATTAACACGATATGTCGTCACCatttcattagagcaacgtagaacggtcaattctgaatggtacaccagcagaagacaaatcattctccacgacgacaatgcgagctctcacaaaTTAGTCAAACAAAAACgcttttgaacagtcaaaacatcgaattcccacagattgaaaattaattggaaGGTCAgcatttttctacacctgaagaagcggttgatgcgtccaaatcatatgttttgggGCTACTTCAACGGAATGGAAagaaatgcttcgacaattgttCAAACGTTTGCATacgtgtattgatcttaatatagaatattttgaaaaacaaaaagccatatccaattatgaatatttgttttatttgtctcaACTATGCCTCGTTTTGCGGAATATTTATTCGCGATTCTTTTCCGAGTAACCATATTTTCAAGTTTCTGTTAGTTTAGTAAAGCGTCCGATTTGATACGTTTTCGTTTGTACAGATTTATGGATATTATTCGAGGCaaagaaaatactgaaacaAAAGAGAAAGATCGAAATCAATGGGAGGTTTAGAGTGTAAGACATTGTGTTTTATGTCTTGTCGAGCTACGGTGCTGGCAATATATTGAGTATATATTGTGTGGAGTTTTGGgactcaaaaaataaaacaccaaatcaattttccttagaaaactttaaaataatAGAGACTATGGAACATTCATCTTTTGTTCTTGCTATATAGTgtattatataagaaaaatcacTACTATtgtatgaattttattaatttagttgATACAAACAAGCAGAAACGACCGCCACAAAAAAAATCTCAGactgagaaaattacaaaaaaggaaAAGCTGGCTAGATGATTAATGTTACAGtgaaatacaacaaaaaattaaactcaaGACAAAAGATGTTGCAGAATAAAGTTGTGAAAAGCAAAATTGAATAtaacaatcaaagaaaaaagtaaagaaattaTGTAGGAGGAAAAAAAGATGTTGAACATATAAGAAAACAAAACGAGAGTACTACCACAAATATAGAAGATAAAGAAGGAATCCTTGTCGGtgacgaagaagaaaaaattagaagatggaaagaatatttcgaagaaacaTTTGAGGTCGGAAATGACAGAAACGAAAATGCACTTGAAGAAATAGCAAATGAAGAAAACCTTGAAAAGTGCTTCCAAACCTACCAAACAGAGAGAAGAAGTTGAAAAAGTGATAAATacgatgaaaaacaataaaagtccCGGAGATAAAGGAGTAacaaaagaacaaataaaacataGCGATGAACAGTTTAAAgaagaaatttccaatttacTTTGTCAGATTTGGAAAACCGAGAAAATTCCAGAAGCATGGAGAAAAGTCATTATATTACCCATTTACAAGAAGGGAGACAAAACATTGTatgaaaattatagaagaaTAGCTTTGCTAGACGTCACATACAAAATATTCGCatcgattttgaaaatatacgcAGAAAAATTGTACCAAGAAGGGTTAGAAAAGGCAGAGGaacattcaataaaatttttatgataaatcaGCTAATTACTGAGTGTGATTAATATGAGATACGAACACAGATGCCCTTTCTGTTGATTTCAAAAGAGCTTATCATAGTGTGAACCAAATATTACGAGAAGCATCAATATCAACAGAAAGGGCATGATATTTAACAGAAGTCACCAATAGTTAGCTCATACCGATGATGTGGCGTCAATAGCATGAAACAGAAGAGAGcttgaaaaaatcacaaaacaaCTAATAACAGCAGCAGATGAGATAGGCCTACACTCAAATAATGAGAGAAGAATGCTTatggaaataaagaataaatgtgaaagtaagacaaaaaacaatttcaaagtacataaaaatgatgaaacgTTAATAGAATTTAAGATAGTAGTTAATAAATGccaagaagaaaaggaaatcgAACTAAAAATTGCCAAAAGTAATAGCTGTGCAAGTAGTATTAGAAGAATATTAACATCAAAAGAGATATCCAGATCTACGAAAGTTCGAATTTATAAGACAATTTTGATACCCACTCTGACATACGCCTGGGAAATAATGACGAATAAAACTAAACCGAAATTGGAAATCTGGAAGcgagaattattaaaaaaaatgtttggagGAAAACAGACAGAGTTAGGATGGCAGAGAAGATCAAAACATGAAATTTACACACTTTTTAATGAGGCACCAATCAGCGCATTTATAAAGACAAGATGATTACAATGGCTAGGTCACTTAGAACGAATGGACGAAGACAGATTCTTGTCAATTGTGTAAGACTTTCGTGACTGTCTTCCAATGCTTGAATGTTTCTTAGGCTATTAGGATATCGCGTCGTCGAAAACTGTTTCTACCTAATGTTTCTCCAATTCGTGCTGTTGGCATATCTATTCAAAAGTTACGTGCTACTCAGACTGATTCTGACTATATTATCTCGTTGGTTCagtctttaaaatattttgagtgcTTGGGTCTATTTATTTTGGCTTGATGATCTTCGATATTCATTATCGCAATGGTATATCCTTTATCAGCTTGAAGAACTTATATGTTTCTGTCATTGTTAAGTTCCCTAATAGTTCTCAATTCTTTCTGTTTAAGATTATGTTTGGATTGGAGAGTTGGTAGTAGAATCCTTGCTCTTTTTGTACGAATCTCTTGAGCCTTTTCACTTCGAAATTATGTGGTACACTAACTTTTCATCCTCTGACAGGATTCTATTACTCAAGTTTTGTTGATGTTTGGAATAGGGTTTCGGTTATTGCTAAGATGATAAAACATGCTTACTTATTTTGCTCAATTCTCCctaatgttatattttctttcccGTCAGAGTACTTTCAAGCAAAACAAAGTCAGCTCGAACAAATGATACAAACTATGGTCCTTTAAATGACAAGATCCTATTTCAGATATTTCTTATAGCAGTGGACCCGTACTGCAGTCTtctaaattacaaaattttcgaaTCAGCTTAGGGACGCCTTTCATACACAAGACCTGAGAAAGGTTCAACTGTAAAGGTCAATAAAAACaagttatcaaaataaattaattgcaAGTACAGGTTGCTATGGTATTATCTTtttggtgatttttgatatttgttatttatttcgaGAGGtgctttttgaaaataagaagaaaaatacattgtttttGCTAACAATACTtgatatatagaataaaattacCCTCTAATAGGTTTTGGGACACACTAGAGTGGAGGGAAATGAAATAGTGGACAGACTTACTCAGTAGGGGCGGATAAACCCTTTACAAGAATTGACTGTTCTGAGGTATCAGCTGTAGGTCAATAGTATTAAAAAACTAGTGAGTGAGGTAGATAGGAAAATAAACAGGAGTTGAGATGGGCAAATGtacttctgggaaactataatcAAAGAAGATCTATGAGTGCAAATCTATTCACATTATCTTGAAGTGCTAGAGACTGGGAGCGTGTGAAATATAAGACGAAAGTCTTTAGTAACTGGAGCCACCCGATAATTATGAACATTCTATGAAAAATGGGACCAATAGATCAGCTGAGAACACAGTATCTCCTATGCCATCGTAGGAAAGGAGACACGATACATTGTTTGAGTCGTGGTGTATGAGACACCCTAAACTATATACACATAGAACGATACAAAATTAATGTCAtacaaatgatcaaaaaaacacaagatttatttttctgtgaaaatttcaatttaatcataaaaCGATGAAATATGTcctgttgatttttttatattcccgTGGTGAGAACTTAATATTTCCCGGGATAAAAATAATCCAGGCAATTAACTATCTGTATACACATTTTATCCAAATCCCTTCAACAATTTTTACGAGATTGACCAACCAATATTGTTAATATTAGTATGATACGACATTAAATCAATATATAGCAAGACATATTGGCCTTGTTTGCGAAAAATCAACGAGCAAGGGAATACGAAACTCGAGACTGATCAAAGTGAAAAGTGAAACtaatagaaaattgattgtttacaGAAGTTCAGAAGTTAAACGTATCTATTTTCCCAGTTGTGGATACCGCTATTTCCTTTAAGGTCGTCACTAAAAATACATTGTTTATCTTATATAGTCTCATAAAATACAATTCTTATTCTaagattaacattttttctcattattgtaaCCAATAGGCTATTTGATGtgattttaaattgtttcaattttttcttaattgcATAATAAGCACcttgaatatatttaattgtCTTTTCACcgatatgaaaatattattcaaattattttgtcgtGTTATAGACATTTTTAAGCTATTGAGACttgttcttccaatatcaaatgcagaagacagttatgcgagaaacaatcaatatttcataaatacgcacggaaCTCATTATCAacttaagaaatgaaaaataatgtttaaaataataaaataaaatctatcaAACTGTCAGTcaacgtggactcatcatctgcactgtttaccaatgaaaacatcgaatcgtaaaaataaatgcatttattttGGTCGAAAGGCGTatatacacaatttcttcgaaatattcctgccagagaCAGTCCGCGATAAGCAGTcgcgtggcttggtgagatttcTTTAATTCATATTCAATCATAATAAGACTTGCTGAAATAACTAgagtatttaaattttctatttatcgaGTAGTGGGTTGCTTTGGATCTTTCACAGAACCGTAAAACATCTAGAGacaaactgaaatcagttgacaaagctgagtttatataaggagaacagggttGCGACATTAGAATACAATTacaccagtttagaaacattgcgtcaaatTTTGTCAGCATGcgattttaaacacaaaaaactgaataaacgtatggcaataaccgaatcgtcggtaacaaattcaattcaaataaagaaacaattgctgaaactgaggCATATTTTGAGGCAAATGAAagcaaatccttctacaagcacagATCAACTTTTGGCAGAAGTGTCAGTTAATGCAGCAAGAGCCTCATTAGACAAAGCTTCTGTTTACTTAACAAAAGTGATGAAAAAGCATTCCAGGCACTTTTTCTCGTGCTTTGAGGCAAATTAATATAACAGATTTCTTCGGAAATATGAATTAATTCCCATTATGAATATGTACACGTATGTACCTCTCAACTTTTCTATAGTTAAGAATGGcagttaataaataatatgtacTTGATTAGTGGCACTcaatagttttatttcttttttcacaaaaatttcgaaCCAGTTGATATTTCCAACACCCGATAAAACGTAACATTATAAGGGTCCCTCGAGTTTCGAGTTAACGAGAGTGGACTGActatatattgattatttccaatattatacTTCATTGTACCTTACTCTAATTGTTTTGACTTTCATAACAATGAATCCTTGTACGTTTTGTGCATATTGTAGTTACACCACTTGATGTTATAATAATACTACTCCAGATATTTTTACCTTGACCATGAGTTCTTAGCTGGGAACTAATTAATAATAGTACGTCCAAGATGgcgatttgaaataatttcctGTCATAAATACTGTAGATATCTTttaatgtatatatttcttttttaatctaGCAATGCTCACGATTTTCTTCAGTTTTCGCGTCAAATCAGTAAGTATTGTTTAAATGATAACGATGATTggtaattgtttttaaaatagttcaaattataatttaaaattattatcgtagaattatatttactttttcactCGCCTTTTTTATATAAGTATGTAATAAACTGGTTAATAAAACTTGCGTACATGGAAAATCCCAAAGTTTGGTTTAGTTCAGTGGTCGGCAAACTTATTAGCCAAAGAGCCAAAATATGAacaagacaaaaatttttaaaaactagaaaaaaataaattaaagtttgagtAAAATAGGTCTGTCTACTGTTGTTTTTAATGGCATGATTGCAAGTTCTCATCGATAAGACCATTTCTCGGTATACTCTTGGTAAAATTTGATGATATGATTGAAAAAGATTGTTCGCATATATATGTGAAACCAAAGAGCAAAGAACAGCAAACGCAAGCTTTTTTAGCTAATCATGAAGACGGCTTTAGACTTATCGCGTTTTCGTGTTTCACACTATTTTCGTGTTGTTTCGCGAAAAAGGAATCGAAATGCGAAACACAAACAAATCGCTTTCGAAAGACGAAATGCATCTCTTTACACTTATCGCGTTTCGCGGTCTTTTCGTGTTATTTCGCGATAAGTCTAAAGCCGGCTTGAGAGTCAGGAATACTATACCAAGCGTTGAAAATGATCATGTCTTTGTTTTCCAGGTCATTCAAAGCAAACCACTTGTGTTGTGAACTAAGATCACATTTTTTTTCCTTCACCAATATTTCTACTTCAACACCAAGACATTCGTATTTAAAGTGCCATAtctctttattttaaaatctacTTGTCAATTTCGAGATATTCGAGATAAGAAAATTTCGGTTGTTATAACATTTagagaatttttgacaaatactaAAGTTGCTTTGCCGTTTTCAAATTACTGAAACTCGCTGGATAATgcttcaatattcaaaattatggtTCCAAAATGGTGTTTAACAAtagagaaattattttcttgaggATTCTTCACATAAACAATAGTTCATTTCAAAATCCTAAGCGAAATGGATAATTTCTTCTCGAATGTTATTACTTGTTCTAGCatcgaaaaaattaagtttcctTTCCCTACCTACCTTttaacttgaagaaaaaatacgTATATTCTCGATTTATAgaggaatttcaatttttcaaaataatatttaattttgttctcAGCAAGTTttttagaatgaaaatattattgcacCTTAGGTAGATATTTGTGCCAGAGCCACACTTGAGTAGCCAAAGATCCACATGCTGCTCAGGAGCACTTTACCGACCACTGGTTTAGTTAAATGTTTTAAgtgttatatttttcaaaatctataattaaaaattcttaatgGCTTCTTAAAATCTCAATAATAAAGCCTTTCAACCCTCCAACAGTCGCGTGAATAACAAATTTGCTAGCTCCaagtagttttttaaaaatatttattattagaattaatagaaaatatgaagaccattacaataaaaatatattttattgaactgAAAGCGAGTTTAAAACTTCCTTTTATATTATTGCTCTTGAGAACATCGGCGACCTTGATGGAGTTTCTGAAAAGGCTGGTACAAAGAAATCGACTGTGGGATGCGTGCCGTCAGTCTTATGGAAACTTATGTTGGGTGACGACATAGTTCGTGTCATATTATCCGCCCGGTCGTGTATATGGATTTTTTCTAATGGCCAACTCAAGTATACAAACAATATGTgataagttatttttgaaatagtttatTGAGATAACAAAATGACAAACATAAACTTGAAAGTTTTCTACAGAATTTAAACTtgagtaatataaaaaaattaactttgtaAATGAATATTCCTTTTTCATTGTAGTCATTTGAGTCCTTGTACATCAAACAAGTAAAGTCGAAAAGTTGATGCAATATGCTCCTTACCGTGAGGGAATTTGTTTACATAGCGGGGTTTCTCGTGCGAAGAAGGACATTCCACCACCCCCTGCCCCTAAGTTCTATAggagatttttttcattttattaagagttagcctgttggctatacactcttacCATCGTGGTTTTATGGTCATCGTATTGTGTGTGTCTGTTTTCGCTGCTTTGGGTAAACCCTTTCCAACCGTATTCGGCAAGAAAAGGTCCAAtgcgagtggtccttcgccgtCCTTAATTCGCCACTTGCAGGTGCGGATTTTCCGTGTCGGGGGGTGCCCACAGGTGGGTTGATACGGAAAACCTACGAtcttaaaaaacattttcttctgGTTTTTGATTTAGTCGGCTTTATGTTAAAGTTCGTCTTAGAAATGAAGCAGTTTTTGTTGGAAGTGGCAGGGATAAACAAGTGATAGAAGCTGAAGTGGTCATGTGAGGTCTGATGAGAGCTCTGACCAAAGATGttataattttggaatttataaTCGTTATATTTAAAAGGCTACAAATAAGAGTAAAAGGACAACGATTACGGTATCGTAATACTCTTTCATCTTATCAGCTACATCCTCAACACATTTAGTAACATTATATGCCGAATGTGCATCAttatgaaatgttgaaagtaTAAGAACATGTTCgtgttttttcgaaat from Diorhabda sublineata isolate icDioSubl1.1 chromosome 5, icDioSubl1.1, whole genome shotgun sequence encodes the following:
- the LOC130444433 gene encoding uncharacterized protein LOC130444433 gives rise to the protein MKKTLKSASKPTKQREEVEKVINTMKNNKSPGDKGVTKEQIKHSDEQFKEEISNLLCQIWKTEKIPEAWRKVIILPIYKKGDKTLYENYRRIALLDVTYKIFASILKIYAEKLYQEGLEKAEEHSIKFL